A region of the Microcoleus sp. AS-A8 genome:
CGGATGGGTGATACCATAAATTACCTTGACCCGATGAGAGATGATTTCAGGGGTCAGTTATCCAAATGTGCTTTGGATTGGGAAAGGCGTATTACTCGTGGTATTGCCACTCTTAATCCATCAGGCCAACCTAAAAAAGTCTAACTTTACAGTTTGATGCTTCGTTCTGGCGACGCTGAGATTTTAAGTTTTCTAGAGCAAATCCAGCTGGCTCGAAACCTTGCAGTTGGCTTACGATGCTATCGTCTACGAACCATGTGCCTAAATTTGGCACGCTGGCTGAGATTGGATCAAGAACAAATACGCCAGCTCATTTTCTTGAGTTACTGCCACGGTCTGGGGAAAATTGGTATCCCTGACGCAATTCTGCTCAAACCCAGTTCTCTGAACGAGCAGGAGTGGACGAAAATTCGCGAGTACCCAGAAGTGTCCGAGCTAATCTGTAATCAGCTTCCTGTTCTCAGGGAGTTTGCCCCTTTAGTTCGCTCTCATCAAGAGCGGCTTAATGGTACAGGCTATCCCGATGGGTTGCAGGGCGATGAAATTCCTTATATTGTTCAGGTTTTTCAACTGGTCAATATCGCGGATGCCATTATCAGTAAGCGGCTTCACCGTACCAGCAACACCTCTGCGAGCGATCGCCCCTACTGGATGCAAGCTGTTGAGGAAATTACCAAAGAAATGGAGGTAGGAGCCAGAGACGCGGAACTGTGTGAGAAGTTTTTCCGGTTTCTGGAGCTTTACTACCGAGGCGGCGGTTGATTGGGGGTTGAAGGTTGGAAGGTTAGCCGATTGTTCGCGTAGCGTTCCCCGTACTCGGAAGCAGAACCCCAAGGGTAAGGGTAGGTTAGAACTTTCAACTTGCCAACTTGGAACTTATCCCCAATCCTCCGTCCGAAGCCCTAAGTTCTGTAAACTAGATACTCCACCTACGTAGGTGAGGTTATATTGCAACGGTGTCACAGTGATATATTTATCACGAATTGCCTGGACATCTGTTGGTACATGTTCGGGGAGATGGAGATGGGCGGGTTGTTCCACATCTTCGAGAACTTCACCGGCTAACCAGTAATAGGTTTTGCCGCGTGGATCGACTCGTTTCTCGAAGGTATCGAAATAGCGGCGAATGCCTTGACGAGTGATACTGACTCCGGCAATTTCTTCTGGCTTCAGGGGGGGTACATTCACATTCAGCAGCATCACCTCAGGTAGGGGCTGCTTGGAGAATTGATCAATGAGCTGTTTGGCAAACAGCGCGGCAGCTTGAAATTCCTGTGAGGTATGGCTAGCCAGACTGAAGGCAATGCTGGGAATACCTTCGATGACGCCTTCCATCGCCGCTGAGACAGTGCCCGAATAGAGGATATCTGTACCCAGGTTAGAACCGTGATTGATGCCAGAAAGGACAAAATCCGGTGGGCTGTCAATTAATGCCCCTAACGCCAGCTTCACGCAGTCTGAGGGCGTTCCTGAACATGCCCAGGCTTTGATCGATGGGTGAAAGATTGACTCAACTTTTTCGGCACGAATGGGGTCGTGTAAGGTAAGACCATGGCCCGTAGCCGATCGCTCTCGATCCGGACAAACAACCGTAACGTTATGGCCGGCTTGGGCAAGCGTATCGGCGAGGGTGCGAATACCCAGTGCGAAAATCCCGTCGTCGTTGCTGATGAGCAATTTCATGAAGAAGTAATGTCGCCGCAAAGATGAAAGTCGTTGTTTGATTCTATCTTGAGGCTTGGGTTGCAATACGGCTTTTGGGAAAGCTCAGTCCGAGTTTAGCGATCGCGACAGTCAAACAACCCATCGCTCCTCCTCAACTCAGCCTTTGACAATACCGCTAAAAGAATGACAGCTCAGATGGGTACACTGGTAAAGGTAATTAGCTTCGGTAACTTTCTTCACGACCTAGCATGACCATTTCGCCTGACGAGCTTGAGACTCAATTAGCCGCCATCAAAGAAGAAGCACTTTCCAAGATCGCTGCTACTGATACCCTAGAACAATTAGAACAATTACGCATCAGTTACCTGGGCAAGAAAGCGCAACTGTCTCAGGTTTTGGGGGGTATGGGCAAGCTAGCACCAGAAGACAAACGTCGCATTGGTGCTTTTGCCAATGTTGTTAAAGAAGCCCTCCAAGAGGGTTTAGAAAAGAAGCGCACTGAATTACAAGCCGCCCAAATCCAGGCACAATTGGAAGCCGAAACCCTTGATGTGACGATGCCAGGGGTTTATCGCCCTCAGGGTCGGATTCACCCCCTCAATAGCACGATTGATCGGGTGTTGGATATCTTCGTGGGATTAGGTTATACCGTCGCCGCCGGTCTGGAAATGGAGACGGATTACTATAACTTTGAGGCACTCAACACCCCCCCTGATCATCCAGCCCGGGATATGCAGGATACGTTTTACCTGCCGGATGGTAACTTGCTACGCACTCATACCTCTTCCGTGCAGATTCGCTACATGGAAGCCAATGAACCCCCAATCCGAATTATTGCACCCGGTCGAGTTTATCGTCGGGATACTGTGGATGCCACCCACTCGGCTGTGTTTCATCAAATAGAAATACTAGCCGTAGATGAAGGGATAACCTTTACTGACCTGAAAGGTACTCTCAAAGAATTCTTCCAAGACTTGTTTGGCGAGGAAATAGAATTACGCTTTCGCGCCAGTTATTTCCCCTTTACAGAACCTTCGGCAGAAGTAGATGTGAAGTGGAGAGGGAAATGGTTAGAAATGGGGGGTTGTGGCATGGTTGACCCTAACGTACTCAAAGCCGTCGGCTACGACCCTGAGATTTACACAGGCTTTGCCGCTGGTTTTGGTGCAGAACGCTTTGCTATGGTGCTGCATCAAATTGATGATATTCGTCGATTGTACAGCAGTGACTTGCGATTTTTGCGGCAGTTCTAAAGCGGGTTGAAGGTTGAAGGTGAGAACTCTCAATTTTTCAACTTTCAACTTTCAATTTACCAACTTTCAAGTTTAAGCTTTTGCTCTAATCCCTCAACAGGGGCATTCGTGCAAAATGCTCCAACAGTAGACGATGAATAAAAATGTAACCTCCACCAACTTTTTGTAAAAAAATTCGCTCTGTCGCCCAGTCGAGAAAACGAGCATAATTCCCAGGAATATACCCGCACAAGTAGAGGATAAGGCGCAGAATGAAGTGTTTGATACAAGCTTCACCGCCTCCAGCTAACAGTCCAAAGGATAGACCAAACATTCCCCAATACAAAACTCGCCAATGCAATAGCGCGGCTCCTACACACGCCACGCAAAATCCTATTAAAGAAAAAACAACAGCATTTTTAGCAGACTGCCAAATTCCTTGATTAGGAACTGTGAGCATCTCGATCCCAGGGCTAGTTAACCCACGAACTAACCCAACAGTCAGCCCCATAGTCATCCCAAACACTAGCCCACGAAGTAATGAATCCCTAAAATGAGGATGGGAAAGACTAAAAGGCAGGGGGTTAAATAATAAATAATAAGGGATTTTGAGGAGCAATCCCCAAAGCGAACCAAAAACTACTCCACGAATCAGATTTTTCCTGGCGTTTTTTCCAGACCATTTTAGCTTCTCAACAGGTTTGATGCGAGAAATACCGAAAATACGCCAAAAAGCTAACCCTGTTGCTGAGAGTAGTAGAAGCATTCGGTTGAGCGGGAAAACCAATATTCCTATCAGCCCCCCAAACAGGATAAAACAGAGAACGACACTGAGTCCGTAAATCCGTTTTTGCCAGTTTTTGGGCAACAAATCTGGCTGCATTCGCTCGATTAAGAATACAGTTTGAGACTGCTGAGATAGTTGTTGCGCTAGCCAAATCAGCCACTGCATTGATTGTGGTTTTGAATACTGGCGAGTGGCACCTCGGCGGTCAAACATGCGTTGAATGTAGTTATCAAACAAATGTTGGCGGCGTTCTTCCAAATTCATTCCCGGTAAGTCTGTTACTGACATCCCCTGGTACGCGAGGGTCATAATACTAAGCATCAGGGGAGACTTGGCTAATTCTTGAAGTGTAGTATCGGCTTGCAGGGAGGTATTGAGAGCTGCTAGTTCTAGATCTGCACTAGCAAGATAGTGATGGACTTGTTCTAAGGTGAGGGGTTGGATGAACAAAGCGGCCTGAAACCGGAGGTGGTGGTCGAGGACTTCATAGTCTTTGATGCGGCTCGTCACTACAATTTCAGTGGTTCCGTGTAACTGGATGAATTCGTTTAACGCTTGAACACATGCGGCTCGACGATTAGGATTGACTTCGTCTAAGCCATCCAGAAGTAGCAATATCTGCTCAGTTTTAATCCAAGCCTGACCGATTTCTTGGGAAACTTGATATTTGGTATTGAGTTCTTGTACCAGCCAATCAGCAAGCGCTTGCTTGTCATTTGTCCAAGCTGAAAGGTTAAATACTACAGGGATAGACTGGTTGAGGTCTTGCTCGGTACGGGAAATCAGATCGCGAGTTAGTTCCAACAGTGTCGTTGTTTTGCCTGCGCCGGGAGCGCCTAAAATTAACAGCGTTCGTCCGGCTCCGAGTTGATCGAATTGGTCAATAATTCGGGTATTTGGGGGCAGGGTTTGCCGGGGTTGCTCAGGTGTTTCCCACACAATACCCCAAGGGCGATCGAGGGCGTCGAGGCGTTTTTCTAAACCGAGGGCAATCAGTGCCTTATCGTGTAGAGACGTTTCTAGAACACCTTTAATCCAATAATTTTTCACTTTGTTGAGCAAGATTTGGCGATGGCGATACTCTTGTCGGGAGTAGAGCGTTTTCGCTTCCAGTACCTCTTGCGAAGGGATTGGGGATTGAGGTTTGGGAAGTGGGGAGTTGGAATACGAGGGAGTATTGCCAAGTCTTCCTTGCCCTCCTACTCCCCAGTCAAGAGCACCCTCAGTAGGGGTGGGGAGTTTTGTGGTTTCTAGATCGGATGCCTGGGTTGTTTTAGTCTGGGATAATGGGAGAGTTGGCTCTGCCGGAATTATTTCTGGGATATTTTTTAAGACTGGAGTATCCGCCTGCAAGACAAGGAGCATTTCTCTGG
Encoded here:
- the pheS gene encoding phenylalanine--tRNA ligase subunit alpha, which gives rise to MTISPDELETQLAAIKEEALSKIAATDTLEQLEQLRISYLGKKAQLSQVLGGMGKLAPEDKRRIGAFANVVKEALQEGLEKKRTELQAAQIQAQLEAETLDVTMPGVYRPQGRIHPLNSTIDRVLDIFVGLGYTVAAGLEMETDYYNFEALNTPPDHPARDMQDTFYLPDGNLLRTHTSSVQIRYMEANEPPIRIIAPGRVYRRDTVDATHSAVFHQIEILAVDEGITFTDLKGTLKEFFQDLFGEEIELRFRASYFPFTEPSAEVDVKWRGKWLEMGGCGMVDPNVLKAVGYDPEIYTGFAAGFGAERFAMVLHQIDDIRRLYSSDLRFLRQF
- the surE gene encoding 5'/3'-nucleotidase SurE, translating into MKLLISNDDGIFALGIRTLADTLAQAGHNVTVVCPDRERSATGHGLTLHDPIRAEKVESIFHPSIKAWACSGTPSDCVKLALGALIDSPPDFVLSGINHGSNLGTDILYSGTVSAAMEGVIEGIPSIAFSLASHTSQEFQAAALFAKQLIDQFSKQPLPEVMLLNVNVPPLKPEEIAGVSITRQGIRRYFDTFEKRVDPRGKTYYWLAGEVLEDVEQPAHLHLPEHVPTDVQAIRDKYITVTPLQYNLTYVGGVSSLQNLGLRTEDWG
- a CDS encoding HD domain-containing protein, with translation MLRSGDAEILSFLEQIQLARNLAVGLRCYRLRTMCLNLARWLRLDQEQIRQLIFLSYCHGLGKIGIPDAILLKPSSLNEQEWTKIREYPEVSELICNQLPVLREFAPLVRSHQERLNGTGYPDGLQGDEIPYIVQVFQLVNIADAIISKRLHRTSNTSASDRPYWMQAVEEITKEMEVGARDAELCEKFFRFLELYYRGGG
- a CDS encoding NACHT domain-containing protein; its protein translation is MLLVLQADTPVLKNIPEIIPAEPTLPLSQTKTTQASDLETTKLPTPTEGALDWGVGGQGRLGNTPSYSNSPLPKPQSPIPSQEVLEAKTLYSRQEYRHRQILLNKVKNYWIKGVLETSLHDKALIALGLEKRLDALDRPWGIVWETPEQPRQTLPPNTRIIDQFDQLGAGRTLLILGAPGAGKTTTLLELTRDLISRTEQDLNQSIPVVFNLSAWTNDKQALADWLVQELNTKYQVSQEIGQAWIKTEQILLLLDGLDEVNPNRRAACVQALNEFIQLHGTTEIVVTSRIKDYEVLDHHLRFQAALFIQPLTLEQVHHYLASADLELAALNTSLQADTTLQELAKSPLMLSIMTLAYQGMSVTDLPGMNLEERRQHLFDNYIQRMFDRRGATRQYSKPQSMQWLIWLAQQLSQQSQTVFLIERMQPDLLPKNWQKRIYGLSVVLCFILFGGLIGILVFPLNRMLLLLSATGLAFWRIFGISRIKPVEKLKWSGKNARKNLIRGVVFGSLWGLLLKIPYYLLFNPLPFSLSHPHFRDSLLRGLVFGMTMGLTVGLVRGLTSPGIEMLTVPNQGIWQSAKNAVVFSLIGFCVACVGAALLHWRVLYWGMFGLSFGLLAGGGEACIKHFILRLILYLCGYIPGNYARFLDWATERIFLQKVGGGYIFIHRLLLEHFARMPLLRD